A portion of the Bufo gargarizans isolate SCDJY-AF-19 chromosome 7, ASM1485885v1, whole genome shotgun sequence genome contains these proteins:
- the APOBEC4 gene encoding putative C->U-editing enzyme APOBEC-4, producing the protein METIFQEFSGYNGTLVKPYYWLYPNHNCVKCPYHIRTGEDSRVTYGEFYEAFGFPYGPTMPENKHLIFYEIKAFNGAVIQRGQATNCTYSNLHAESMLFESQGYLDSFLHQHSPVGYLTLYANFTPCNEYGHYCISKIYDLLIRYPDLRLDIYFSQFYHVAEEFPTSFWNKEALKSLAGHWPRVTLNPLSNGVWKTVLYAFVKEVPENTLYQPILPARASADSCNAHTIHFITGIKPYFVDAPPVSQHQETKSLPESRRDKKIPPFFPLPQNSFFQHYPTLASRLPFMPASHGPKEVSLKPKHIVRHLNMPTGKSEEMNLSNVVPHERKVNEVVITEQVVKEKNKEAKIHRRKKNTDSETKSKR; encoded by the coding sequence ATGGAAACTATTTTTCAGGAATTCTCTGGATATAATGGTACATTAGTAAAGCCGTATTACTGGCTCTATCCAAACCACAATTGTGTAAAATGTCCGTATCATATTAGAACAGGAGAAGACTCCCGAGTTACTTATGGAGAGTTCTACGAGGCATTTGGCTTTCCATATGGACCAACAATGCCTGAAAATAAGCACCTGATATTTTATGAAATAAAAGCTTTCAATGGAGCCGTCATTCAGAGAGGCCAGGCTACAAACTGCACTTATTCTAACCTTCATGCAGAGTCCATGTTGTTTGAAAGTCAAGGATATCTAGACTCCTTTCTCCACCAGCATAGCCCAGTCGGCTATTTAACTCTTTACGCAAATTTTACTCCCTGCAATGAGTATGGACATTATTGCATAAGTAAAATCTACGATTTACTTATCAGGTATCCTGATCTGCGCCTAGATATCTATTTCTCGCAGTTCTACCATGTTGCAGAAGAGTTTCCCACTTCTTTTTGGAACAAAGAAGCATTAAAGAGTCTTGCTGGTCACTGGCCAAGAGTAACGCTGAATCCATTAAGTAATGGAGTTTGGAAGACTGTTCTTTATGCCTTTGTGAAAGAAGTTCCAGAGAACACCCTGTACCAACCCATCTTGCCTGCCAGGGCTTCTGCTGACAGCTGTAATGCCCACACCATTCATTTTATCACTGGGATTAAACCTTATTTTGTTGATGCTCCTCCAGTTTCTCAACATCAAGAAACAAAAAGTCTTCCAGAGAGTCGAAGAGATAAaaaaattcctccatttttcccGCTGCCCCAAAACAGCTTTTTCCAGCACTATCCTACGCTCGCATCCCGCTTGCCCTTCATGCCCGCATCACATGGTCCAAAAGAAGTTTCCTTAAAACCCAAACATATCGTCCGACATCTAAACATGCCCACGGGTAAAAGTGAAGAAATGAATCTGAGTAACGTGGTACCACATGAAAGAAAGGTTAATGAGGTTGTAATCACTGAGCAAGTGGTAAAAGAGAAGAATAAAGAAGCAAAGAtacacagaaggaaaaaaaacactgattCTGAGACAAAATCCAAGCGCTGA